A DNA window from Acinetobacter sp. 10FS3-1 contains the following coding sequences:
- a CDS encoding YggT family protein encodes MGANSALIFGIIINVAILLVFFRFLMQLAVISPYNPVVLSTVKATKIVDVFGRIFPTLGKGRVNTAALALLVVLYLLKIFGMMYLSGGMPNGPVHLLILTFVTMIQDLIRFCRYLIFAAIILSWVVMFTQSRSPYIEVVQELAEPILAPFRRIMPNMGMIDLSPIMAILALIIIEMIMNQVAIVLLTGL; translated from the coding sequence ATGGGTGCAAATTCTGCGCTAATTTTTGGCATTATCATTAACGTCGCGATTTTGCTCGTATTCTTCCGCTTTTTAATGCAACTGGCTGTCATCAGTCCCTATAATCCGGTAGTACTTTCAACTGTCAAGGCGACAAAAATTGTAGATGTATTCGGTCGTATCTTTCCGACCCTGGGCAAAGGCCGGGTCAATACGGCAGCTTTGGCCTTGCTGGTGGTGTTATATCTACTCAAGATTTTTGGCATGATGTATTTGTCCGGAGGGATGCCGAATGGCCCTGTACATCTGCTGATTTTGACTTTTGTCACGATGATTCAGGACCTGATCCGTTTCTGTCGTTATCTGATTTTTGCAGCCATTATTTTAAGCTGGGTGGTCATGTTTACCCAATCGCGTTCTCCTTATATTGAGGTAGTGCAGGAACTGGCTGAACCGATTCTGGCACCATTTCGCCGTATTATGCCGAATATGGGCATGATTGACCTGTCTCCAATTATGGCGATTCTGGCCTTGATCATTATTGAAATGATTATGAATCAAGTTGCCATTGTCTTGTTGACTGGCCTTTAA
- the proC gene encoding pyrroline-5-carboxylate reductase, which translates to MSAALNCNICFIGGGNMAQALIGGLISRGLAATRITVADPVEKVRTLLAEKDIHVTDDNQAAIKDADIVVFAVKPQVLASVLLPLKGLVSDKLIISIVAGAEIATLSRLLGAERIVRVMPNTPALVQTGAHGLYAHDNVEATDRELASQVLASTGLTIWVNSEAQIDAVTAVSGSGPAYFFYMMESMIRAGKNLGLDEKTATALTLQTALGAAQMAITSSNTPTELRKNVTSPNGTTQAALEVFDRAQISQNIQAALAAAQKRSQELAQELSESNQSSV; encoded by the coding sequence ATGAGTGCAGCTTTAAATTGTAATATCTGTTTTATCGGTGGCGGTAATATGGCGCAGGCTTTAATTGGCGGCCTGATTTCACGAGGATTGGCAGCAACACGTATTACAGTGGCTGATCCGGTTGAAAAAGTCCGTACGCTGCTGGCAGAAAAAGATATACATGTGACTGATGATAACCAGGCTGCGATCAAAGATGCGGATATTGTCGTGTTTGCAGTTAAACCTCAGGTGCTGGCTAGCGTACTGCTACCCTTGAAAGGATTGGTGAGTGACAAGCTGATTATTTCTATTGTCGCAGGTGCAGAAATTGCGACTTTGTCGCGACTATTGGGGGCGGAACGTATTGTACGGGTGATGCCAAATACTCCGGCGCTGGTGCAAACCGGCGCACATGGACTATATGCCCATGACAATGTCGAGGCAACTGACCGAGAGCTGGCCAGTCAAGTTCTCGCTTCTACTGGTCTGACAATTTGGGTAAACTCAGAGGCACAGATTGATGCAGTGACAGCTGTATCCGGTTCGGGACCTGCCTATTTTTTCTATATGATGGAAAGCATGATCCGTGCGGGCAAAAATTTAGGTCTGGATGAGAAGACTGCTACTGCTCTAACTTTGCAGACTGCATTAGGTGCAGCGCAGATGGCCATTACCAGCTCTAATACACCCACTGAACTGCGTAAAAATGTAACTTCTCCTAATGGGACAACGCAGGCAGCGCTGGAGGTTTTTGACCGTGCGCAAATCTCGCAGAATATTCAGGCAGCTTTGGCGGCTGCACAAAAACGTAGCCAAGAACTTGCACAAGAACTTAGTGAAAGTAATCAATCTTCAGTTTAA